In Saccharicrinis fermentans DSM 9555 = JCM 21142, a genomic segment contains:
- a CDS encoding sugar-binding domain-containing protein, which yields MKGISTAILLFVFLIALNAQSPRSVEDFNFGWKFNLGDTPEAKSVDFNDECWRVLNLPHDWSIEQNYTTQNTSGSTGFLPTGIGWYRKTFIVPEESKDKLTFIEFDGIYHHSEVWLNGHFLGKRPYGYSVFGYELTPYLKYGTENTVVVKVDHSNYADSRWYTGSGIYRNVRLITTSKAYVPQFGAWVETPEVSSKKAVVKTFAVIKSTSKQKLTVRVSIKDKSGKVVGSSSQRAVVSGIDTLALPVNVFKPKLWDIAHTDMYTANVQVYAGSKWLDDYQVEFGVRTFRFDANKGFFLNGKNLKLKGVCLHHDAGAVGGVFIKDVWKRRLQGLKDIGVNAIRMSHNPADPGLLKLCDVMGFVVINEALDEWRKNKDKWITSRFAKDMRPALKTGYGDIYEEWAEQDVKDMVRSSRNHPSIIMWSMGNEIEWTYPYYYKMEQSNQGLGNQVLVEETGDGRDELKETAEEIKRWIKEVDTTRYVTAGGVLPKAGNMTGYFDVPDVMGYNYRAVNYDEDHKNYPNRFIYGSENWGTYQEWKDAIDRDFVAGIFIWTGIAYLGESGPFPWKGLEISLMDFAGFYTPRGHFYKTLWNDEPSIYVATKHAKKAQWIFEDGKWVDNRVRFWLDKWLFEDVEPTWNYEKGDEVFVEVYSNSPEVELFVNGESYGVKSPNDFEDHIVKYLVPYHEGEIKAIGKDGDKETCVYSLKTAKWVSKIKLNADRKTMKANGYDVVHVEAELTNGNGDLVPDKKMQLVFEIEGEGVLIGVDNGWDRNVQPHKSNQIVTHNGKALLLIQSTQKAGEIKIIAKAGSLVSNEILVATE from the coding sequence ATGAAAGGTATATCTACAGCAATTTTGTTATTTGTTTTTTTGATTGCACTAAATGCGCAATCGCCGCGTTCTGTGGAAGATTTTAATTTTGGTTGGAAATTCAATTTGGGAGATACGCCAGAAGCGAAGTCAGTTGATTTTAATGATGAGTGTTGGCGTGTTTTAAACTTGCCACATGATTGGTCCATCGAGCAAAATTATACTACCCAAAATACATCTGGTTCAACGGGTTTTTTACCAACAGGTATTGGATGGTACAGAAAAACATTTATTGTTCCGGAGGAATCAAAGGATAAACTCACTTTTATTGAGTTTGATGGGATTTACCATCATTCAGAAGTGTGGCTTAATGGTCATTTTTTAGGAAAACGGCCCTATGGCTATAGTGTGTTTGGCTATGAACTGACTCCTTACCTAAAATACGGAACTGAAAATACTGTGGTTGTAAAAGTCGATCATTCTAATTATGCAGATTCTCGTTGGTATACTGGTTCTGGTATCTATCGTAATGTACGATTAATAACCACTTCTAAGGCATATGTGCCTCAGTTTGGAGCTTGGGTTGAAACCCCTGAGGTCAGTTCAAAGAAGGCTGTTGTAAAAACTTTTGCGGTAATTAAGTCCACCTCAAAACAGAAACTTACCGTGCGGGTATCTATCAAAGATAAAAGTGGAAAAGTTGTGGGAAGTAGTAGTCAGAGAGCGGTGGTTTCAGGTATTGACACCCTGGCGTTGCCAGTGAATGTATTTAAACCAAAACTTTGGGATATTGCTCATACTGATATGTATACGGCTAATGTTCAGGTGTATGCAGGAAGTAAATGGTTAGATGACTACCAGGTTGAGTTTGGGGTTCGAACCTTTAGGTTTGATGCCAATAAAGGATTCTTTTTGAATGGAAAAAACCTAAAGCTAAAAGGCGTTTGCTTACATCATGATGCTGGTGCTGTGGGTGGTGTTTTTATCAAAGATGTTTGGAAGCGTAGACTACAGGGCTTGAAAGATATTGGAGTGAATGCCATTCGTATGTCACATAACCCTGCAGATCCCGGGTTGTTAAAGCTTTGTGATGTGATGGGTTTTGTTGTTATCAACGAAGCGTTAGATGAGTGGCGTAAAAATAAAGATAAGTGGATTACTTCTCGTTTTGCAAAAGACATGCGACCGGCCTTAAAAACCGGATATGGAGATATCTATGAGGAGTGGGCAGAACAAGATGTGAAAGATATGGTTCGTTCTTCGCGAAACCATCCCTCTATAATTATGTGGAGTATGGGTAATGAGATAGAATGGACTTATCCGTATTATTACAAAATGGAGCAAAGTAATCAAGGTCTTGGGAATCAGGTTTTGGTGGAGGAGACGGGCGATGGTAGAGATGAACTGAAAGAGACGGCGGAAGAAATAAAAAGATGGATTAAAGAGGTGGATACTACACGTTATGTAACCGCTGGAGGTGTATTACCTAAAGCAGGAAATATGACCGGGTATTTTGATGTACCCGACGTGATGGGCTATAATTATAGGGCGGTAAATTATGATGAGGATCATAAGAATTATCCGAATAGGTTCATATATGGATCAGAAAATTGGGGTACTTATCAGGAATGGAAAGATGCCATAGATAGAGATTTTGTGGCAGGCATTTTTATATGGACTGGTATCGCTTATTTGGGAGAGTCGGGACCGTTTCCCTGGAAAGGTTTAGAGATTTCTCTGATGGACTTTGCAGGTTTTTATACCCCCAGAGGACATTTTTATAAAACACTTTGGAATGATGAGCCATCTATCTATGTGGCAACCAAACATGCAAAAAAAGCGCAATGGATATTTGAAGATGGAAAATGGGTGGATAATAGGGTTCGATTTTGGTTAGACAAATGGTTGTTTGAAGATGTGGAGCCTACCTGGAATTATGAGAAGGGGGACGAGGTTTTTGTAGAAGTTTATTCTAATTCTCCTGAAGTGGAGCTGTTTGTTAATGGTGAAAGTTATGGGGTTAAAAGTCCCAACGACTTTGAAGATCACATTGTTAAGTATTTGGTGCCTTATCACGAAGGTGAAATAAAAGCAATTGGAAAGGATGGAGACAAAGAAACGTGTGTGTATTCACTGAAAACGGCCAAATGGGTTTCGAAAATTAAGCTTAACGCAGATAGAAAAACGATGAAAGCCAATGGTTATGATGTGGTGCATGTGGAAGCTGAATTGACCAACGGAAATGGTGACTTGGTGCCGGATAAAAAAATGCAATTGGTGTTTGAAATTGAGGGAGAAGGTGTTCTTATTGGTGTGGATAATGGATGGGACCGAAATGTGCAGCCTCATAAATCAAATCAGATTGTTACCCATAACGGAAAAGCATTGTTATTGATTCAGAGTACCCAAAAGGCAGGAGAGATAAAGATAATAGCTAAAGCGGGCTCTCTTGTTTCTAATGAAATTTTGGTGGCGACTGAATAA
- a CDS encoding AraC family transcriptional regulator, translating to MIPYIEKIELDKGKSFFVGTYSSKYFERSWHYHHEFELLLITKGYGTRVIGDNTSKFAVGDLVLIGGNIPHAWFSDPVFFEKDNNETCESVYLQFDRSIFGTRFAGLPEMKSIQTLLNAAKFGLRYAPKNESVEIMNLICDFPSYSGVDRLLNLIKILDLFEKGHWDPIVSKAYFDSIFVTKSVRIKKVHEYVMNNYMEDVSVQKAAELSEMNVSSFCRFFKKVTHKTFSQFVKETRIDFAQQLLINTSLTSNQVGFECGFSSVAYFNQCFKAISGVSPLEYRANYKKV from the coding sequence ATGATTCCATATATTGAGAAAATAGAATTAGATAAGGGAAAGTCCTTTTTTGTTGGTACCTATTCCAGTAAATATTTTGAGCGCTCGTGGCATTACCATCACGAATTTGAATTATTATTAATAACAAAAGGGTATGGAACAAGAGTGATTGGGGATAACACCAGCAAGTTTGCAGTGGGTGATCTGGTGTTAATTGGGGGTAATATTCCGCATGCCTGGTTTTCTGATCCCGTATTTTTTGAGAAGGATAATAATGAGACTTGTGAATCTGTTTACCTTCAGTTTGATCGATCCATATTTGGTACTCGTTTTGCCGGATTGCCCGAAATGAAATCGATACAAACGTTGCTGAATGCTGCAAAATTTGGGTTAAGATATGCACCCAAAAATGAATCTGTTGAAATTATGAATTTGATTTGTGATTTTCCGTCGTATAGTGGGGTGGACCGATTGTTGAATTTGATTAAAATATTAGATTTATTTGAGAAAGGACATTGGGATCCCATTGTTTCGAAAGCTTATTTTGATAGTATTTTTGTTACAAAATCTGTTAGAATAAAGAAAGTACATGAATATGTGATGAACAATTATATGGAGGATGTGAGTGTGCAAAAGGCAGCTGAATTGTCAGAAATGAATGTAAGTAGTTTTTGTCGTTTTTTTAAAAAAGTAACCCATAAAACATTTTCGCAATTTGTTAAAGAAACGCGTATTGACTTTGCGCAGCAACTGCTTATAAATACTTCTCTTACGTCTAACCAAGTTGGTTTTGAATGTGGTTTTAGCTCTGTGGCCTATTTTAATCAGTGTTTTAAAGCTATTAGTGGAGTTTCTCCTTTGGAATATAGAGCTAATTATAAAAAAGTATAG
- the galK gene encoding galactokinase produces MNNEVLSKYEELYHSKPTYYAYSPGRVDLMGSHTDYNHGYVVTMPVNLVIDCAFSANDTDIIEIYSCNLKNKTKINTKTGDIIEGGNWAKYMSAVVKVLLDEDYELKAFSASFCSTIPIGSGLSSSAALEAIAMAMLAQTSGFKIDKKNMALLSQRAENVYVGVNCGILDQYSVIFGERHKVIKLDCRELTHKQVSWPEEIMVAICNTNKPRELHGSEYDDRRAQCEEAVTEFAKIDSNIKALRDVSIDFFHQHKNKLTTGAAKRAEFIIEENNRTHELEEALTKGEVEKLKDIFKRSFNGAKDLFEISNDAMENMYKAMSSATGVVASRQAGAGFGGCMVSLVYKDKLEEFKKDVFDTYKKLTGIECDIYGVKTALGTHVETIKSTNSKQVIKHTESE; encoded by the coding sequence ATGAACAATGAAGTATTAAGCAAGTACGAAGAACTATACCATTCTAAACCCACCTATTATGCATATTCACCCGGCAGGGTGGATTTAATGGGAAGTCATACCGACTACAATCATGGATACGTAGTAACCATGCCTGTTAATTTAGTGATTGATTGTGCCTTCTCTGCCAACGACACCGATATAATTGAGATATATTCCTGTAACCTAAAAAACAAAACAAAAATAAACACAAAAACGGGCGATATCATAGAAGGTGGAAATTGGGCTAAGTACATGAGCGCAGTAGTAAAAGTACTTCTGGATGAAGACTACGAATTAAAGGCCTTTTCAGCTTCTTTCTGCAGCACCATTCCAATAGGTTCGGGCCTATCCAGTTCTGCAGCACTAGAAGCTATAGCCATGGCCATGTTGGCCCAAACATCTGGGTTTAAAATAGACAAAAAGAACATGGCGCTTTTGAGCCAACGCGCCGAAAACGTATATGTAGGAGTAAACTGTGGAATCCTAGACCAATACTCTGTCATATTTGGGGAACGTCACAAGGTAATTAAATTAGACTGTCGCGAACTAACACACAAACAAGTCAGCTGGCCGGAAGAAATCATGGTTGCCATTTGTAATACCAATAAACCACGAGAACTACATGGTTCAGAATATGATGATCGCCGTGCGCAATGTGAAGAAGCGGTAACGGAATTTGCAAAAATAGATAGCAATATTAAGGCACTGCGCGATGTAAGCATCGATTTTTTTCACCAACATAAAAATAAACTCACAACAGGAGCAGCCAAACGAGCAGAGTTTATTATTGAAGAGAACAATCGCACCCATGAACTCGAAGAAGCATTGACAAAAGGTGAAGTAGAAAAACTAAAGGATATTTTTAAGCGATCATTTAATGGAGCTAAAGATCTCTTTGAGATTTCAAATGATGCCATGGAGAATATGTACAAGGCCATGAGTTCTGCTACAGGTGTAGTCGCTTCGCGTCAGGCAGGCGCCGGCTTTGGTGGCTGCATGGTGTCTTTGGTATACAAGGACAAACTGGAAGAATTTAAAAAGGACGTTTTTGATACCTATAAAAAACTTACTGGTATTGAATGTGATATCTATGGTGTAAAAACGGCCTTAGGAACACATGTTGAGACCATAAAATCCACAAATTCGAAACAAGTAATCAAGCACACAGAATCCGAATAA
- a CDS encoding uroporphyrinogen decarboxylase family protein, with translation MTKKEVIKMVLDGKKPPYVPWDCKFTIEALEKMKAHYGQDVDVEALVDNHFIKLGQSSGFKVDIGNNRKKDIFGVTWDMTLEKDIGNVEGLVIPEPTMEGYEFPDIENPMLYEGIEEKIAANKDKFVLYSIGFSLFERYWTLRGMENAFLDFMMYPDFVKDLLRKIADFNIAVITNVCERYPEVDGIYFGDDWGAQQGLMMGKEVWMEFLYPELKRMYANTKSHGKYQLIHSCGDIAEVIPELIDAGVNSINPFQPEVLNVDELLNTYRGKVTFHGGLSTQKTLPYGTVQDVKDETMHLLELGKDGSYIFCPSHATEGDTPIENIVAFIDLIKAQKR, from the coding sequence ATGACAAAAAAAGAGGTGATAAAAATGGTGCTGGACGGTAAAAAACCGCCCTATGTGCCATGGGATTGTAAATTTACAATAGAAGCACTTGAAAAAATGAAGGCCCATTACGGCCAGGATGTTGATGTGGAAGCCCTGGTAGATAACCACTTTATCAAATTGGGGCAATCCAGTGGCTTTAAAGTAGACATAGGAAATAACCGAAAAAAAGACATCTTTGGGGTAACATGGGATATGACACTCGAAAAAGATATTGGCAACGTGGAAGGATTGGTTATTCCTGAACCAACAATGGAGGGGTATGAGTTTCCTGATATCGAAAACCCCATGCTATACGAAGGAATAGAAGAAAAAATAGCCGCCAACAAAGACAAATTCGTACTTTATAGCATCGGCTTTAGCCTTTTTGAACGTTACTGGACATTACGAGGAATGGAAAATGCTTTCCTTGACTTTATGATGTATCCTGATTTTGTAAAAGATCTGTTACGCAAGATAGCCGACTTTAACATTGCTGTAATTACCAATGTATGCGAACGCTATCCTGAAGTAGATGGTATTTATTTTGGTGACGACTGGGGCGCTCAACAGGGCTTGATGATGGGCAAAGAAGTATGGATGGAGTTCTTGTACCCAGAATTAAAAAGGATGTACGCCAACACGAAGTCACACGGCAAATACCAATTGATACACTCATGCGGCGATATAGCAGAGGTGATTCCTGAACTCATTGATGCTGGCGTTAACTCAATCAATCCCTTCCAGCCCGAAGTGCTGAATGTTGATGAGCTCTTGAATACTTACCGAGGTAAAGTTACATTTCACGGTGGCCTTTCCACGCAAAAAACATTGCCCTATGGCACTGTTCAAGACGTAAAAGACGAAACAATGCACTTATTGGAATTGGGTAAGGATGGCAGTTATATTTTCTGTCCGTCCCATGCCACTGAAGGAGATACGCCCATTGAAAACATTGTGGCCTTTATCGACTTAATAAAAGCACAAAAAAGATAG
- a CDS encoding family 43 glycosylhydrolase: MTLFKRTLKYIATILIINILSTNTHGQNPICPPGMYIADPEAHVWEDGKIYIYGSRDESDAYWCSHKHHVLFSDDLKTWQVVEDAFASKGTNDQVSYCDHLLFAPDCAYKDGTYYLYYCSPDRKMYTEGVATSKYPTGPFTNGKHIKGAQEIDPAVLVDDDGQAYYLWGQGYPKMAKLKPNMMCIDQTTICKPLNQAGNEAFHEGSSIRKIGDWYYLVFADDSRNNRPTCLGYAISKKPMGPYEYKGVIIDNAGSDPSIWNNHGSIEAFNGQWYVFYHRSTHNSQKYRKTCLEPIQINKDGTINEVEMTSQGALSYLPAQSLIQAERACLLYGSVFIDHLINNDYPNEILTHINHNDYAAYKYLHFEKGINRFRIKTFNATGGAVELRIDSEDGKLVGTCQINPQPNNTAYQISECKVSNIKGKHALFLVFKGGSGHMFDVDYFEFLKQPL; encoded by the coding sequence ATGACATTATTTAAACGTACACTAAAATACATCGCCACCATATTAATAATCAACATCTTAAGCACGAACACCCATGGACAAAACCCAATCTGTCCGCCTGGAATGTATATTGCCGATCCCGAAGCTCACGTATGGGAGGATGGTAAAATTTACATCTATGGCTCACGCGACGAAAGTGATGCCTATTGGTGTTCCCACAAACATCATGTGCTATTCAGCGATGATTTAAAAACCTGGCAAGTGGTTGAAGATGCTTTCGCTTCAAAAGGGACTAACGACCAAGTATCTTATTGCGACCACTTACTATTTGCCCCAGACTGCGCCTACAAAGACGGAACCTACTACCTCTATTATTGCTCACCCGACAGGAAAATGTATACCGAAGGGGTAGCCACCAGTAAATATCCCACCGGCCCCTTTACGAATGGAAAACATATAAAAGGCGCCCAAGAGATAGATCCGGCAGTATTGGTAGATGATGATGGCCAGGCCTATTATTTATGGGGACAAGGATATCCAAAGATGGCCAAGCTGAAACCTAACATGATGTGTATAGATCAAACGACCATATGCAAACCTCTTAACCAGGCTGGAAACGAAGCCTTTCACGAAGGATCTTCCATTCGAAAAATTGGCGATTGGTACTATCTGGTATTTGCCGACGATAGTAGAAACAACCGCCCTACCTGCTTAGGATATGCGATCAGTAAAAAACCGATGGGCCCATACGAGTATAAAGGAGTCATCATCGACAATGCCGGGAGTGATCCATCCATATGGAATAATCACGGTTCTATTGAAGCATTTAATGGACAATGGTACGTATTTTACCATCGTTCTACTCATAACTCACAAAAATACAGAAAAACCTGCCTCGAACCCATCCAAATAAATAAAGACGGTACCATCAACGAGGTAGAAATGACCTCCCAAGGAGCATTATCATATCTACCTGCGCAATCCCTGATTCAAGCAGAAAGAGCCTGTCTGTTATATGGAAGTGTATTCATCGACCACCTCATAAATAATGATTATCCCAATGAAATATTAACACATATTAATCATAACGATTATGCGGCATACAAATACCTCCATTTCGAAAAAGGAATCAATCGCTTTAGAATAAAAACTTTTAATGCTACCGGTGGGGCCGTTGAACTAAGAATAGACAGTGAAGACGGAAAACTTGTGGGTACATGCCAAATAAATCCTCAACCCAACAATACAGCTTATCAAATATCCGAATGTAAAGTCAGTAATATAAAAGGAAAACATGCATTGTTCCTCGTCTTTAAAGGCGGATCAGGTCATATGTTTGACGTGGATTACTTCGAATTCTTAAAACAACCTCTCTAA
- a CDS encoding lactonase family protein gives MLNKTDIKDISANNTVSVTSYEKGGNHYVYAGGFGDVDIFSLNKEGKLKPIGTQELYLKKGPARGMIADKIEGSDFLFVANKYGNAIEVFKILTDGLLERVSITEDTDSTYLGTAITLQVVHMKTSSYLFAGGLEETPGLSCFQINGDGKLTHIQSIKDNDKIHTDGIIGMFTHKINGNTFLYTGGFHDNGVSSFKVYENGTFKNINNIDDNETDRYLTGAYPVTGVKLGRNHYIIVGHRHHKYYKRAGFIKNTDFVYHGDGVSIFKINKKGELLPHFVLKNDENTKLSGQTRIEILSVNKREAVLAVATRDDASIQLCKLNKKGILQPLSYCETGFSIYYGLKSHQIGDNHFLIAGSNSFDFKKLVTYKVSNETH, from the coding sequence ATGCTTAACAAAACAGACATAAAAGATATATCTGCCAACAATACAGTATCGGTTACCAGCTATGAAAAAGGTGGAAACCATTACGTATATGCCGGAGGCTTTGGCGATGTAGATATATTCAGTCTGAATAAAGAAGGAAAGCTTAAGCCTATAGGAACACAGGAACTATATTTAAAAAAAGGTCCTGCTAGAGGTATGATTGCTGACAAAATTGAAGGTAGCGATTTTTTATTCGTGGCTAACAAATATGGAAATGCCATCGAAGTATTTAAAATATTAACTGACGGATTGCTTGAACGGGTTTCCATAACAGAAGATACCGATAGCACTTACCTTGGCACCGCAATCACATTACAGGTGGTGCACATGAAAACATCATCCTATTTATTTGCTGGCGGATTGGAAGAAACCCCAGGCTTAAGTTGCTTTCAAATAAATGGCGATGGTAAACTCACTCACATTCAATCAATAAAAGATAATGACAAAATACATACCGATGGAATTATTGGAATGTTTACGCATAAAATAAACGGTAACACCTTTTTATATACAGGTGGTTTTCATGACAACGGAGTCAGTAGTTTTAAAGTTTACGAAAACGGAACTTTTAAAAACATTAACAATATTGACGACAATGAGACAGACAGATACCTAACTGGAGCTTATCCTGTTACCGGGGTTAAACTGGGACGAAATCACTATATAATAGTAGGTCACAGACACCATAAATACTATAAGAGAGCTGGTTTTATAAAAAACACAGATTTTGTATATCACGGCGATGGGGTAAGCATTTTTAAAATTAACAAAAAGGGAGAACTTCTACCCCATTTTGTACTCAAAAATGATGAAAACACCAAGTTATCCGGACAAACAAGAATCGAAATACTTTCCGTAAATAAAAGGGAGGCTGTATTAGCTGTCGCCACCAGAGATGACGCCAGCATTCAACTGTGCAAATTAAACAAAAAAGGCATTCTCCAACCACTAAGTTATTGTGAAACAGGTTTTTCTATCTATTACGGTTTAAAATCTCATCAAATTGGAGACAATCACTTTCTCATTGCAGGATCTAACAGTTTCGATTTTAAAAAATTAGTGACCTATAAGGTCAGTAATGAAACTCATTAA
- a CDS encoding MFS transporter, with protein sequence MKNKKYILPIIVLSQFCCTSLWFAGNGVMNDLIIHYQLSSNALGHLTTAVQFGFILGSLLLAILTIADRYSPSNVFLSCALLGSLFNLGIIWDGNNLASILILRFMTGFFLAGIYPIGMKIAADYYEEGLGKSLGLLVGALVVGTAFPHLTKGITNTIPWKFVLTFISSLAVCGGLLMLLLVPDGPYRKKGSKLMLSSFFKVFKNPLLRSASFGYFGHMWELYAFWAFVPIILQTYSIKHPSAIFNIPLLSFLIVAIGGLACVFSGYLSQKTGTKKTASMALLLSCICCLISPLMFMNESKDLFVAFLLCWGIVVVADSPLFSTLVAQNAKPEIKGTALTIVNCIGFLITIISIQLLNILQNYTNLIYIYTSLAIGPILGLLALASSPKNR encoded by the coding sequence ATGAAAAACAAAAAGTACATACTTCCGATCATCGTCCTATCTCAATTTTGTTGCACTTCGCTGTGGTTTGCCGGAAATGGAGTAATGAACGACCTTATCATTCATTACCAACTAAGTAGCAATGCCTTGGGTCACCTCACGACTGCTGTACAGTTCGGTTTTATTTTGGGCTCACTACTCTTAGCCATTTTAACCATTGCCGACCGATATTCACCATCCAATGTATTTTTAAGCTGTGCTTTGTTGGGCTCACTGTTTAATTTGGGTATCATATGGGATGGAAACAACTTAGCCAGTATTCTTATCTTGCGTTTTATGACTGGATTTTTTCTGGCAGGTATCTATCCGATAGGGATGAAAATAGCAGCAGACTACTACGAAGAAGGACTGGGAAAATCTCTAGGCCTATTGGTAGGTGCATTGGTAGTTGGCACTGCCTTTCCACACCTGACAAAAGGAATTACAAATACCATCCCTTGGAAATTTGTTTTGACCTTTATCTCATCGCTTGCTGTATGTGGAGGCTTACTAATGTTATTATTGGTTCCTGATGGCCCCTATCGTAAAAAAGGTAGCAAGTTAATGCTCTCCTCTTTTTTCAAAGTATTCAAAAATCCGCTACTCCGCTCTGCTTCCTTTGGTTATTTTGGGCATATGTGGGAACTATATGCTTTTTGGGCATTTGTTCCTATCATACTTCAAACCTATAGTATCAAACACCCTTCAGCAATCTTTAACATCCCTCTATTATCATTCCTAATTGTAGCTATTGGGGGCTTGGCCTGTGTGTTTAGCGGGTATCTTTCTCAAAAGACAGGGACAAAAAAAACAGCCTCCATGGCCCTTCTTTTATCATGTATCTGTTGTCTCATTTCTCCACTCATGTTCATGAACGAATCGAAAGATTTATTTGTTGCTTTCCTTCTATGTTGGGGCATTGTGGTTGTCGCTGATTCTCCACTCTTCTCAACTCTAGTGGCACAAAATGCCAAACCTGAAATAAAAGGAACTGCTCTTACCATTGTAAATTGTATCGGATTTCTCATAACCATCATAAGTATTCAGCTTTTAAATATTTTGCAAAATTATACAAACCTTATTTATATCTATACCTCATTAGCTATTGGACCCATATTGGGATTATTAGCCTTAGCCAGTTCTCCCAAAAACAGGTAA